The Chlamydia poikilotherma DNA segment ATTAAAAGAAAATCAGGATGAACAGACAGACTTGCTATTGCTTTCACCATAGCCTCCTTGGTTGCTTCAAGAATATTGATCTCATCTATTCTTTCTACAGAGACAACTCCGATTCCATAATATACATCTGGATCATTCAATAGAATATCGCGAATTTTGATTCTTTCCTTAGGAGTTAACTTTTTACTGTCATTCACTCCAGCAAATATCTTACCTCGAGGAAGAATACAAGCTCCTGCAACTACAGGCCCCGCTAGAGGGCCTCTTCCGACCTCATCCACTCCAGCTATGATAGAGAAACCCTCATCAAAAACTTCTTTTTCAAAGATGGTTTTTGAT contains these protein-coding regions:
- a CDS encoding ribonuclease HII, with product MKTLAIDEEQLFLSKTIFEKEVFDEGFSIIAGVDEVGRGPLAGPVVAGACILPRGKIFAGVNDSKKLTPKERIKIRDILLNDPDVYYGIGVVSVERIDEINILEATKEAMVKAIASLSVHPDFLLIDGLHLPHKIPCKKIIKGDSKSVSIAAASIIAKEYRDDLMRKLHQCYPDYGFDKHKGYGTAAHLAALKAFGPCDCHRKSFAPIRQVF